From Spartinivicinus ruber, the proteins below share one genomic window:
- a CDS encoding contractile injection system tape measure protein, producing MIKHACGDQNRVGCFNCKVSYNGFTQLPQVDKLDKQLKYYLNQELGRWLEEALHQLNPSLLTKQLKKKVAIKRLTVQLPIILYSHSQTPHKWLLQFKRHLQQQFVQALTHHLQNQQNNTDNSVELNGLMSVRPVINQTDANSPQGDHSLNYPQTTISSRLPDQLLAWFEELLALEYPQQQQSLNTTLSLWNQQPELVKPWLNLLNKLPNIAEQWCQLLSDEQCQQFFMLVAPHSYPMASQLIAALMPVCELLLNKNTKQSVVNHPSLKSPSDKPNQEEPFSLWAIFLAKQLEQYKERETGKHSSVSDSYTKMLSLLVNKLDSRQFDFTFLSVHLLDNWLNPISYQRKKYSWNLLKLLLIQLKTKKQIFFSNKVGVEKRNSSSKLFSNTIYNRYYFGQQAGLAIQQLLEKQFNLINKNKKKAADTRQFERGCKQQPVNSKFHDGVVKWLWLKQLQYDWAKSVRLISQQGSQNSTSDNTNDVYKVVKETNHSDHVKNIKYNQDEACQITQDNLKETYIQSHSQQLKDTINLLSTSQLQQLFDGIDLANKWDIYQQVLSEYDRDVNQSTESKVDIEYYVNSLASHKAIDRLPDAGEFWHKLFTALDDHSKFKPIKRPPVDQKVHTNINTLSYFSSSESLYCLMASSLDKILTQTAQRGEAYRKDWYRWVNDYCLLLSQQLSQSLQDKLLKNYLTNYDSILHSKKVANSNYSMDKKSFISEADKRDLVYILFPQLASWLLLHHDIAVDLLINHLEVNLKSTVEQLPIESIKVQLTHLSRESILMGQTLSKSLTIFFRQAELAIQQWQQQLNKTSSLNREKYPEVDNNLDHYQMKKQAIVLSKKQLELDSSSIQLRSKTDSFNQNFTINVGEQFTLTHKYYRKLLRQIGQKITSTLPGYLKNYFISQSSPGYTSINDSIDQPLKKNTLANILIRYPDNGKVYESIDKKQYCVVSDREINEILATFKRAVLAQHNQLFYQNSTRLLYQFLLQTAPARLSYCLLQRLKEPKSLDYLLGILPIALKNSLVILLRPHDGYLLLIFIHWLVVTLETLINVHDGLSFERNAEGAIENFSNDWEKYHDRRHQCWLVIQYWVFNQRSLLVEKDIPELLTLLLPEVSQQTKNWLQQALINQWYCSTASADLHKATSQKLSANKQPITNRKHVKARVNIDVKENVTQLAQQQAKTLYQLCNNSWQENVKLIASLSCQDCFNLLLQLRPFDGLTIFNDTIKLIQQLQQENINTEFIYSNQTTGLSCKAWALLWCAIGNQIRTEKPAIEQVKHPYSHHKLIAEAFDRNYFAKLYRQHLSKQTGDDKLSTKQKIAEQTFQPLAVIAQLLNRLVPLTQVQYQQIRLLTTQVLEGNLQGLVQCFEESPGWLQSWMLLMSESQWQALVMRLRPDDGVSIQVYSGAVLNQLGCWLETLYYKQLNAKSRKKLLQRAKQMTRQWLMEFYLQAHQRLEPVSLVKSWLEYLTPLYDEIVHLNGSPKQLTSQTAATTIAGLADSSLAFADELLNLPDKASAVWKQLKSYFMSSEVLLLEWMDDVENQHYKLTQQKLTKSTIKTVSVEQMVSQPEAWLNQPIDLIQQQLAEYLRSQANLERIAEEFDMVWFEQLVLQIRPSEYLSLLVYASLIVDCVLIEEEMVKTVASENADKSQLELTVGSSTSRKISDHAAYCLKWLVLSQWLKPQQLFKYPQSLIEAYQLLVEKCGLVTNGKNLNYPDQAYQREIVGMNDRRFWGYRLSQQLKQHQDQLCNNRKSNNNLAFSVYIEPDAQPALIAALQYACLDKAPLDSSVDVPSAILDRNNNVTVQLDKDKPILVENAGLVIVSCYLERLFGQLNWQAKGAFNNTEAAEKAVALLQYMVSPDWQQPEYHLTLNKILCGIPLDAPLTETASLTEQDCAIADSLLKAVINHWRVLGNTTVEGLQTSFLQRVGWLVYTEKHWQLRVEVKAYDMLLDQLPWSIKTHKLPWMEAPLIVDWRDK from the coding sequence ATGATTAAGCACGCCTGTGGTGATCAAAACCGGGTAGGGTGTTTTAATTGTAAAGTTTCCTATAATGGCTTTACTCAATTACCACAGGTGGATAAGTTAGATAAACAATTAAAATATTACTTAAACCAAGAGTTGGGAAGGTGGCTGGAAGAAGCATTACATCAGTTAAACCCGAGTTTGTTAACAAAACAGTTGAAGAAAAAGGTAGCAATTAAGCGATTGACTGTACAATTGCCCATAATTTTATATAGCCATTCTCAAACACCCCATAAATGGTTACTACAGTTTAAACGACACTTACAGCAACAGTTTGTTCAGGCACTCACCCACCATTTGCAAAACCAGCAAAATAATACAGATAATTCTGTTGAGCTAAATGGCTTAATGTCGGTACGACCCGTTATTAATCAAACGGATGCTAATAGCCCACAAGGTGATCATTCACTGAATTACCCTCAAACAACTATATCAAGTCGCTTGCCTGATCAATTACTCGCTTGGTTTGAAGAGCTACTTGCCCTTGAATATCCTCAGCAGCAACAGTCCTTGAATACAACACTATCATTGTGGAATCAACAACCGGAGTTGGTCAAGCCATGGTTGAATTTATTGAATAAGCTGCCAAATATAGCTGAGCAATGGTGTCAATTACTTAGTGATGAACAGTGCCAACAATTTTTCATGCTGGTTGCGCCGCACAGCTACCCTATGGCTAGCCAATTAATAGCTGCTTTAATGCCAGTATGTGAGTTGCTATTGAATAAAAATACAAAACAATCAGTAGTTAATCACCCATCGCTAAAGAGCCCTTCTGATAAACCAAACCAGGAAGAACCTTTCTCACTATGGGCAATTTTTTTGGCAAAGCAGCTTGAACAATATAAGGAAAGGGAGACAGGAAAGCACTCCTCGGTCAGTGATTCATATACAAAAATGCTTTCATTATTGGTAAACAAACTGGATAGTCGACAGTTTGATTTTACTTTTCTTTCTGTTCACTTGTTGGATAATTGGTTAAACCCTATATCATATCAGAGAAAAAAATACAGCTGGAATTTGCTGAAGCTGCTATTGATTCAATTAAAAACCAAAAAACAAATTTTTTTTTCAAATAAAGTTGGAGTAGAAAAACGAAATAGCAGCAGCAAACTTTTTTCTAATACGATATATAACAGATATTACTTTGGCCAACAGGCTGGATTAGCTATCCAGCAATTGCTTGAAAAACAGTTTAATTTAATTAATAAAAATAAAAAAAAGGCTGCTGATACAAGACAGTTCGAAAGGGGCTGCAAACAGCAGCCTGTAAATAGTAAGTTTCATGATGGAGTAGTAAAATGGCTTTGGTTGAAGCAGCTACAATATGATTGGGCCAAGTCAGTTAGACTCATAAGCCAGCAAGGCTCCCAAAATAGCACGAGTGATAACACAAATGATGTTTATAAAGTAGTTAAAGAAACAAATCATTCTGATCATGTTAAAAACATAAAGTACAACCAAGATGAAGCCTGTCAAATAACTCAAGATAACTTGAAGGAAACCTATATACAGAGTCACTCCCAGCAATTAAAAGACACTATTAACCTGCTATCGACTTCTCAGCTGCAACAGCTATTCGACGGTATAGACCTAGCCAATAAGTGGGATATTTATCAGCAGGTATTGAGTGAATATGATAGGGACGTTAATCAATCAACGGAAAGTAAGGTCGATATTGAATATTATGTAAATAGTCTTGCTAGTCATAAGGCCATTGACAGGCTACCTGATGCTGGTGAATTTTGGCATAAACTTTTTACAGCACTTGATGATCATAGTAAATTTAAACCAATAAAACGTCCTCCAGTTGACCAAAAAGTTCATACAAATATAAATACATTAAGCTATTTTAGCAGCAGTGAGTCTTTATATTGTTTAATGGCTAGTTCACTTGATAAAATACTTACTCAAACAGCACAACGGGGAGAGGCATATAGAAAAGATTGGTATCGTTGGGTTAATGACTATTGCTTATTACTAAGCCAGCAGTTATCACAATCTCTTCAGGATAAATTGCTCAAAAATTATTTAACCAATTATGACAGTATACTGCACAGTAAAAAAGTCGCCAACTCGAACTATTCAATGGATAAAAAATCATTTATATCTGAAGCTGATAAGCGAGATTTGGTGTATATACTATTCCCGCAGTTAGCGAGCTGGTTATTATTGCATCATGATATCGCAGTAGACCTTTTAATCAACCACCTTGAAGTAAACTTGAAGTCGACTGTTGAGCAACTGCCTATTGAGTCGATTAAAGTACAGTTAACCCATTTAAGTAGAGAAAGTATTTTAATGGGCCAAACACTATCTAAGTCGTTAACTATTTTTTTTCGCCAGGCAGAGTTGGCCATCCAGCAATGGCAACAACAATTAAATAAAACAAGCAGCTTAAATAGAGAAAAATACCCGGAAGTGGATAATAATCTTGATCATTATCAAATGAAGAAACAAGCTATTGTCCTCTCAAAAAAACAACTAGAATTAGATTCTAGTTCAATTCAGCTTAGGTCAAAAACTGATTCTTTTAATCAGAATTTTACAATTAATGTTGGTGAGCAATTTACACTAACTCACAAGTACTACCGGAAACTATTACGTCAAATTGGCCAAAAAATAACGTCTACTTTACCTGGTTATCTAAAAAACTACTTTATCAGTCAGTCTAGCCCAGGATATACCAGTATTAATGATTCTATTGACCAACCGTTGAAAAAAAATACACTAGCTAATATCTTAATTAGGTATCCAGATAATGGAAAAGTTTATGAGTCTATTGATAAAAAACAATATTGTGTGGTATCTGATCGTGAGATAAATGAAATACTTGCAACTTTTAAGCGAGCTGTTTTAGCACAACATAATCAGTTATTTTACCAAAATAGTACGAGGTTGTTGTATCAATTTTTATTACAGACTGCACCTGCACGGCTAAGCTATTGTCTACTACAGAGACTTAAGGAGCCTAAATCACTGGATTATTTATTAGGCATTTTACCTATTGCCTTAAAAAATAGTTTAGTAATTTTGCTGCGCCCTCATGATGGCTATCTGCTATTAATCTTTATTCACTGGCTAGTTGTTACCTTAGAAACCCTGATCAATGTGCATGATGGCTTGTCTTTTGAACGAAACGCAGAAGGAGCAATTGAAAATTTCAGTAATGATTGGGAAAAATATCATGACCGACGACATCAATGCTGGTTAGTTATTCAATATTGGGTATTCAATCAACGAAGCCTTTTGGTTGAGAAGGATATTCCAGAACTGTTGACTTTATTGCTACCTGAAGTCAGTCAACAAACCAAAAATTGGCTACAACAAGCACTGATAAATCAATGGTATTGCTCTACTGCATCGGCTGACTTACATAAAGCTACAAGCCAAAAACTTTCTGCTAACAAGCAACCAATAACGAATAGGAAGCATGTTAAGGCCAGAGTTAATATAGATGTTAAAGAGAATGTCACCCAGTTAGCTCAACAGCAAGCTAAAACACTTTATCAATTGTGTAATAATAGTTGGCAAGAAAATGTTAAACTAATTGCTTCACTTAGTTGTCAGGACTGCTTTAATTTACTATTACAACTGCGTCCTTTTGATGGGTTAACTATTTTCAATGACACTATAAAGTTAATTCAACAATTACAACAGGAAAACATCAATACAGAATTTATCTATAGTAACCAAACGACAGGTTTGAGCTGTAAGGCATGGGCTTTGTTATGGTGTGCTATTGGCAATCAGATTCGTACTGAAAAACCGGCTATAGAACAGGTAAAGCACCCTTATTCTCATCATAAATTGATTGCTGAGGCATTTGATCGGAATTATTTTGCCAAGCTTTATCGACAGCATTTAAGCAAACAAACGGGCGATGACAAACTATCAACCAAGCAAAAAATAGCTGAGCAGACATTTCAACCTCTTGCTGTCATTGCTCAGTTGCTAAATCGGCTGGTTCCGCTAACTCAGGTGCAGTATCAACAAATTCGCTTATTAACTACTCAGGTCCTAGAGGGGAATTTACAAGGATTAGTTCAGTGCTTTGAGGAAAGTCCAGGTTGGTTGCAAAGTTGGATGCTATTAATGAGTGAATCTCAGTGGCAAGCATTAGTGATGAGATTACGACCTGATGATGGGGTTAGCATTCAAGTGTATAGTGGTGCTGTGTTGAACCAGTTAGGCTGTTGGCTGGAAACGTTGTATTACAAACAACTTAATGCAAAAAGTCGGAAAAAATTATTACAACGTGCCAAGCAAATGACTAGACAGTGGTTGATGGAATTCTACTTACAAGCCCATCAGCGACTGGAGCCTGTATCATTGGTAAAATCCTGGCTTGAATATCTTACTCCGCTTTATGACGAAATTGTTCACTTAAATGGTTCACCTAAACAATTAACCAGTCAAACAGCAGCAACAACTATAGCAGGATTGGCTGATTCTTCACTGGCTTTTGCTGATGAATTATTGAATCTGCCAGATAAGGCTTCAGCCGTATGGAAACAGTTGAAGTCTTATTTTATGTCATCAGAAGTGTTGCTTCTAGAATGGATGGATGATGTTGAAAATCAGCATTATAAATTGACTCAGCAAAAACTGACAAAATCAACGATTAAAACAGTAAGTGTTGAGCAGATGGTTTCTCAGCCAGAAGCGTGGTTAAACCAACCAATTGATTTGATACAACAGCAGTTGGCTGAATATTTACGCAGTCAAGCCAATTTGGAGCGTATTGCTGAAGAATTCGATATGGTTTGGTTTGAACAACTTGTTTTACAGATTCGTCCTAGTGAATATTTAAGTTTGTTAGTTTATGCGTCACTCATCGTCGATTGTGTGTTAATAGAAGAAGAGATGGTGAAAACAGTGGCTTCTGAAAATGCTGACAAGAGCCAACTGGAGTTAACGGTAGGTAGTAGCACCAGCAGAAAGATAAGTGATCATGCGGCTTACTGCTTAAAATGGTTGGTATTGAGCCAATGGCTTAAGCCACAGCAATTGTTTAAATATCCTCAATCTTTGATTGAGGCTTATCAGTTGCTTGTAGAAAAGTGTGGCTTGGTAACAAATGGCAAGAACTTGAACTATCCTGACCAAGCCTATCAACGGGAGATTGTTGGTATGAATGATCGTCGCTTTTGGGGGTATCGTTTAAGCCAACAATTAAAACAGCACCAAGACCAGTTATGTAATAACCGCAAGAGTAATAATAACCTGGCTTTTTCTGTTTATATTGAGCCTGATGCACAGCCTGCTTTAATTGCTGCTTTACAATATGCCTGTCTTGATAAAGCGCCATTGGATAGCTCAGTGGATGTGCCTAGTGCAATCCTTGATCGTAATAATAACGTCACCGTTCAGTTGGATAAAGATAAACCCATACTGGTTGAAAATGCTGGGTTAGTGATTGTTTCTTGCTATTTAGAGCGCTTGTTTGGCCAACTCAATTGGCAAGCTAAAGGTGCTTTTAATAATACAGAAGCAGCAGAAAAAGCAGTTGCTTTGCTTCAATATATGGTAAGCCCGGATTGGCAGCAACCGGAGTACCACTTAACCCTCAATAAAATATTGTGTGGTATTCCCCTTGATGCCCCTTTAACAGAAACAGCGAGTTTAACAGAACAGGATTGTGCTATCGCGGATAGTTTACTTAAAGCAGTGATAAACCACTGGCGAGTATTGGGTAATACAACCGTTGAAGGATTACAAACCAGCTTTTTACAGCGAGTGGGCTGGTTAGTTTATACAGAGAAACACTGGCAATTAAGGGTCGAAGTGAAAGCCTATGATATGCTACTCGACCAATTACCTTGGAGTATTAAAACCCATAAGTTGCCGTGGATGGAAGCCCCCTTAATAGTCGATTGGCGAGATAAGTAG